The Planococcus halocryophilus nucleotide sequence TTTGCACCAGTACCGCTTGCATGGCTGCACGATATTGGCGGTGATTCTGAAAAGTTAAATGTTAATGGCGGTGCTATAGCATTAGGGCATCCACTCGGTGCAACTGGCACAAAATTACTTGTGTCACTGCTGCATGAACTAGAGCGAACAAATGGACGATATGGATTGTTAGCAATTTGTGAAGGGATGGGTATGGCAAACGCAACCATTATAGAAAGAATATGAGCATGTAAACAAAGGGGGATGAACAATGGAGTTTTCAAAAGTTAAAGCGGTAGTCACAGGTGGAGCATCTGGACTTGGTGAAGCAACTGTGCGCCGAATTGTGAAAAATGGTGGAAAAGCAGCTATTTTTGATTTGAATGCCGAACGTGCAAAAAAGCTAATTGATGAGTTAGGTGAAGAATCCGTCATTTACATGGAAACTGATGTGACGAACGGGTCTCAAGTCGAACAAAATATCGGTAAAACAGTAGGGCGATTGGGCAGTATTAATTTGGTTGTGAATTGCGCGGGTATCGGAACTCCCGGAAAAGTCCTGTCTAAAGGCACGCCAATTGCGTTAGATCAATTTGAAAAAGTCATTAAAGTCAATTTGATCGGCAGCTTTAACGTAATTCGAGTGGCAGCGGCAGCGATGCAAAAAAATGAGCCGAACGAAGATGGAGAACGTGGCGTTATTGTTTCAACAGCATCTGTCGCAGCATATGAAGGGCAAATTGGACAAGCTGCTTATAGCGCATCAAAAGGTGGCGTCGTGTCAATGACGTTGCCGATTGCTAGAGAACTAGCAAGAGATGGAATTCGTGTGATGGCGATAGCGCCTGGCTTAATGGAAACGCCGATGGTTGAAGGATTACCAGATGCAGCAATTGCATCATTATCCGCAGCAGTACCATTTCCACAACGACTTGGAAAACCTGATGAATATGCGCAATTAGTAGAAAGCATTGTATCAAATCCCATGTTAAATGGTGAAACGATTCGATTAGATGGTGCAATCCGTATGCAACCGAAATAAGGAGGATGAAAATGATGGTGAAATACCGTTTTGAAGAAGAAGAACATGTCATGTTCCGTAAATCTTTGCGTAAGTTTTTAGAAAAAGAAGCGATTCCGAACTACGATCAATGGGAAAAAGATCGCCTCATTCCAAAATCCTTTTGGAAAAAGCTTGGAGATATGGGCTTTCTGTGTCCGCAAGTAGATGAACAATACGGTGGGCTTGGTCTGGATTTTCGATATGCGGTGGTGATTGGAGAAGAAATGGAACGCGTGGGTGCGAGTTTGACGGGTGTGGGACTACATAACGACATCACAGTTCCTTATATTGAAGCTTACGGAAACGAGGAACAAAAACAACGTTGGTTACCAGGTTGTGTTTCAGGTGACCACATTACAGCTATCGCCATGACAGAACCGGGAGCAGGTTCTGATTTAGCAAACATCTCTACTACTGCTGTTCGAGACGGTGACAATTATATTGTGAATGGTCAAAAGACGTTTATCACAAATGGCATAAATTCGACATTGGTGTTGGTTGTTGTGAAAACAGATCCGAAAGCAGAGCCGAAGCACCGTGGAATTTCGTTATTAATGGTTGAAGAAGGAATGCCGGGTTTTGAGAAAGGGCGGAAACTTGATAAAGTCGGCCTTCATGCACAAGATACATCCGAACTGTACTTTGAGGATTGCATCGTGCCGGCGGCAAATTTGATCGGTGAAGAAAACAAAGGGTTTACGTATTTAATGGAAAAATTGCAGCAAGAACGTTTAGTAGTTGCCCTGGCAGCGCAAATTGCGTCAGAAGACATGCTTGATATGACCTTGGAATACGTGAAATCAAGAAA carries:
- a CDS encoding 3-hydroxyacyl-CoA dehydrogenase, with the translated sequence MEFSKVKAVVTGGASGLGEATVRRIVKNGGKAAIFDLNAERAKKLIDELGEESVIYMETDVTNGSQVEQNIGKTVGRLGSINLVVNCAGIGTPGKVLSKGTPIALDQFEKVIKVNLIGSFNVIRVAAAAMQKNEPNEDGERGVIVSTASVAAYEGQIGQAAYSASKGGVVSMTLPIARELARDGIRVMAIAPGLMETPMVEGLPDAAIASLSAAVPFPQRLGKPDEYAQLVESIVSNPMLNGETIRLDGAIRMQPK
- a CDS encoding acyl-CoA dehydrogenase family protein, which codes for MVKYRFEEEEHVMFRKSLRKFLEKEAIPNYDQWEKDRLIPKSFWKKLGDMGFLCPQVDEQYGGLGLDFRYAVVIGEEMERVGASLTGVGLHNDITVPYIEAYGNEEQKQRWLPGCVSGDHITAIAMTEPGAGSDLANISTTAVRDGDNYIVNGQKTFITNGINSTLVLVVVKTDPKAEPKHRGISLLMVEEGMPGFEKGRKLDKVGLHAQDTSELYFEDCIVPAANLIGEENKGFTYLMEKLQQERLVVALAAQIASEDMLDMTLEYVKSRKAFGKPIGSFQNSQFKLVEMATEIELGHSFLESLIEEHMAGKDIVSKVSMAKYWLTDTAKKISGDCMQLHGGYGYMEEYKIARRYRDIPVAAIYAGSNEIMKTIIAKRMGL